The DNA sequence AGTGTTCTGAATATACCTTGAGCCACTGCCCCGCGTTCCCAATGCACTGTAATCAAATCACTGGCTCGATCGATTAGATCACACTGTATGTTGACCACAGACAGAACATGGGTACCTCAGGGATCTCTCGCTGAGTTGCAGGTAGCTACTTGTGTCATCAGGATTGTCCTCGTCGTTAGCTAGCTGGGACCAGCTGCCAGtgctttcctcactgctgctgagATGGGTTGGAAATTCTTCAGCTGTTTTTGCCTCTGCTACGATTTCAGCATCTGGTCTGCTCTGAGTACTGCTGCTGGTAGGGTGATAAGGAAGGCATATTGatattgtaaataaaaaatacaaacaactaGCGCCACCAATCTTCAGGAAATACTGCTCATTAAAGTCATCCAAGCTGCAAAATTATACGGTAGCAAGAGCTTGGATAAGCTTATAATTCATATGCAAAGACCTGATGTGGTCAGGATTCCCTTTAGATGTGGTCAGGATTCCCTTTAAAAATGGTCGTCTTATGGCTGCTAtacataaacacaaaacaaaattagCCATATACTGAAATATGAATAGAAAAGGTTTAACTTGTACAAGGTTTCACATATGCAAAAAGAAGCGCTCACGCATAGGCCTATTCCTTAAAGAAGTTTGGTCAATCAGTGGTTGAAGTGGCTGGTATATGCTAGCGCAGATTAACAGCACTTCTTGGAGCTGTACCCGGGCACTCCACTCCTGTCCTACTAACGGGTAAGTTCCTTGCCAAggcttcctcctcccttcttaGGATCTTTTACTTCTATTTGACCACTCATTAATGATTACATTAATAATACACCTAATTATTATTAGGTGCATTATAATGTACCTAATACTTGCACATACATGaacattttctccattttctaaaTAGGGGAGCTAATAAAGGATAAAGTCTAAAACATGCATTACTCCTTGCCTGGCTCTTCTAATGCCAGCAATAATCTTTAGCACTTGAGTGACACAGCGTTTTGTACTTTCAGTTCTGTACAAACATTTTTTTAtcagtattttcagattttttttttttccaactcatGGTATATAACAGTAGTGTTAAATTTCAAAGAgtacaatttaaaaatgtattaatcaAGAAGTAGAAATGCAAAATACGTATTTAAGCAAATCAATTTTTACAATGAAGTAGAGTATGTGAGCAGAAGAAGACAGTATTAACATATTTAGAAGTGAAATGATGGCAAATAGATGGATCCCATTTCATCTCATCTGAGATCTGCAGGATCTCTGACTGGAGACCGAGTGCCTTCTAGTGTGATAACTATGTCCACATCCCTACCTCCATCTGACATGAAGAATACCAACTTTTCGCACAGGGCTTTCACTGGTAAAGCCACTTTCCAAaggtcttttttatttctgtttgtgtatGTCTCCCTGAAttgcttaaaatacattttgcttcatttaaataCAGCAGAAACACTCAGAAAACTTagtacattttaaacaaaactgagctattttaaaacaatataggAAAAAATCTACAACATTAGGCCTTTATGACAACACTGAAGCCTTTTATAGGAAgtcagcaagttaaaaaaaaaaattaccgttCATCATTCAAGACCAGCAGGTATCTCATTGACTATTTAAATAAACACACTTAAACATCCTCACTCTCTTATTTGCACCCAGCTGCAGAGTTTGAAAGCAAATAATGTAACAGAAAGTAAAGGTAAAGTCTGCTGAAGCGCTGCGGACGGAgccttccccccgcccgcccgcccgccgagggGGCTCGTGTATTCTGCTGCAGGCCGCTGACATTTCCTACTTTCCCTCCCAACAGGACTTTTACAGGCTCCCGCATGCATATATCCTTATGTGGGTCCCTCTCTCCCATAAACAAGCTTCCAGCACTTCTACGCTGTTAGTGCTGCAGGTCCAAAAGAAGTTTGGAAGTAAAATCAGGAAAGTGTTGTGGGCTGTGAATCACTAATGAATTTTAGCTTTCTGTGCTTCTTGGTAGCTTTCTTGAAAAGGAAAGCTGTGCTGCTTAGGTTGGCGATGGACAAAATGGTTTTTTATTGGCAGGTATGAACCCAAACCTGCAGCCCAGACTACCTTTGGAGGCAGTTTCCCAatatgagggggaaaaataaacttttgtaaTTCTGCACGCTTGACATAtgtatgtctctctctctctctctctctctctctctctttcaactACGTTCAGATAGAGCATTTTATGTTTTGTTATATTTATAACAAAAACTATGTTTACAATAACTTTTCAGAGCCAAACTGGACTGTGCAAGGCTTACCAAGGGAATTCTGATATGCAGGCAgaaaagaatataagaaaaaaagaaaaaacttaattggacaataagaaaaaagtaattatacCACTGCAGCAACCAAGTAAGAGCTAAAGTACAACTACAGTTGTGTTATATTTACTGGATGGTTTGCATTTGCAACTTTGTGATCAAAAACAGAGTTTACTGGCAACCGGTGTCCATGTGAAGGCTGTAACTTCTCTAGACTTTTACCTGCATTTACGGCTGAGGAGCCCTGTCTTCAGTTAGAACCCCAGTAATTCCATGGCTCTCAAATAATTAACTTGATTAAGAGCATACTGAAACCACATCATTGTGGATATCTCCTTTTGCCATGCTCTGACTCTCAGGACAGCTCCTGAGAAGTTGCTGCAGTAACACTGGAGTACAGAGAGAAAAGGTACTTATTTGCCTGAGGGCCTCTGATCTACCAGGCAGTTAACAGCCATCAAACAACCAAAcgccccttccctcacctctcGGGCACAAAACTCATCATCCTAACTAACGTAAACCCGCTATGAAACCAGGTACGAGGGAATGttatcaaaatgctttttaatacaGGGCAGGTAGCACCTAATACTTAGTCCAAAACATATGAGAGTTTGGGGGGTTTTCTTACTTtgcattttgggttttgtttacATGTCACAATAGAAATACTTCAGGCTGGCAGTTCCCTACTTCAAACAGGCTGCTGGAACgttttctgtgaatctgtgaccGGACTGGGTCTGATGCACTGCCGACATAAATGAAACGAGTCTTTTTTCCTCACTGAAGACCTTTTCCTCAGGCGTGCATGGCTTTCATTTTTTGATAATGAGCACATACCTGCTTGGTATTTTGCCTGGAGACCCGTCTGCTTGTATCTACACTAACAAATAATTTCATGTGGTAGGAGCAAATCAGTAGATCAAAGCAATTGGTGCTGATGTTTTTATATCTACATTATACACGGGGTTTTACTTCTGCCTAGGCTTGATCCAAACGTCCATACTGCAGGTGGTTCAAATTGACCAGAAGAACCAGTGGAAAGTTTGTCTTCCCGTGAGGGTGAGAGCCTGCTCGGCGCATGCATGGAGCACGGCGTTCTGGTTTAGCTTGTTCCCAAAGGAATCTACTTTGCGCTCCGCAAACAGAACCAAGGCATGGAAACGGGGACAAGCTGATTCAGAACTGCCCTGCATCATCAAACCAAGGAGCTAACGTCGCTGTAGCCTCGAGGTGCTAATTCTGATCTACCAGTACTATTACTTTAAATTTCCAAAAGCCACTTCACCAACTCTACATCAAAGGCAGAGGAAACGCTGTTACTTGAAGTGTTCATAAGCTGTGcagaaaataactttattttcaaacagtCAAGATTCCAAACAAGCAGATTTCTAAATGCATCTTATTAAAAGCAGGTTGCACgtgaaggaagaggaaggttaGTGGGGGAGAGTCTGCATGAAATAATAGAGGCACTATGCTAATTATCCACCTAATTGCTACCATACACAGGGAAGTACATGCTTTCTCACTTCAAGCAGAGCATTGTCAAAAGCCAAAACACAgcactgtataaaaaaaaaaagagctacaaaACAGGTTCTAACACTAGCACCTGCAGTCTTGCAAGCACTCTTGAGATAACGGTGTGCTGCAATGCTCCAAGTGATTGGCAGTTTAGATACCATTAAAGTAAGAGATACGATTAAGAAGCATAGTTAAAAATAGGAATGCCTTGAAGGAAAGTACTGCTCTTAACATCCATAGCAATCTTCTACGTTTGCAATCCACTGTAATGCAGCAGGGCTTTCATTTTGCCTTAACCAAAATAAGCTGCAGCTTCCTCAACAAAAGAAGCAGCTACAAGGAGAAGGTGGTAGACTGTGGCATAAACTCtatgaaatgaaattttattcttttttctatcTAAATTCTGCCAGAGCAGTCTGGAACCAAAGGAGGTGAGGGGTGTTTTTAATGTTAGAAACTAGTGTTAGAAACTAATAAAAATtctttagtagaaaaaaaaatttactttctgtTCCAGACTGTAAATACAAAGCAGAACTTCAAGCTGTAAGAAGCCTGGTCTGCTTTCCAGGTACCTAAGTGCATGAATAAGCATAGTAGAGAGCTAaagacaggaaaggagaaggaatagcaggctattttctcttttacaataaaactgattcttttttaaaattgagaTACTAGCTAGTTGCATCCACCCATGCCTATAGATGATGCTTGGTAGAACCAGCACTAATCTTTAGAGGGCAATGTGGCTGCAAGTGAGttagtgagatttttttctgatgcacAGCTTCCTCAGTTGGACTTGGAGACACCTATCAATAATTTGAAAAGCAGTGGACATAGATGATGCCATCTATGAGAGTCTGGAGAGCAGTACAAATGAGGCTAGAAAGACCAAACTTTGTTGGTCTCTCCTGTCTTGACTGTGGAGGACAAAAATCTATAAGGTAAAATTTACTCATCTGTGTGGTATTAGACTTGGACCTCAGAACCATCATATTGTCATGTTCAATACAAGTTCACCCCAGAAATCAGTACTGCAATATATGACTCAGTGATTTTATGCCATTAGAAACCTGTAGTGAGAACTTACCTGATTGTTTCTCAAAAAGTGGTTATCgccttattttcttccttcatcaAAGTATTTTTTACTGGGAAGTTAAAACAAACACCTAAAGCAATgtgctgatttatttatttttttggtcacTTACCTATTTAGTAGGGAACTGGAAACCGCGTGCTTCCCAGCATGTGCTTCTGGAGGCTTTTCTTTGCTTAGATGCTCCTTTTCAGAAGGGCCACATGAAGTTAAGGCCTCTTCTGGCTCATCTCGCTGATCAGTTTCTATTTGAATTAATGGCACTTCCCGGTGCTGACTTGCAGGGAGGGATCCAGGGCTCTTAATAAGCTCTTTTTTCTCACTCAAACTTACTCCCTCCCCTTTGGGTTTTGATTGAATCTGAGCTGCGCTCTGGCGATGCTTGCTTTCCAGCACAGGTTCTCGGCTCATGTGATCAAAGGAATCCTGCTGGACAACAATGAAATTTTTACCACTTTCCACGATATTTGCAGCCAGTCTGTTTGCGTATTGTTCCACGTGTGGTGGAGAATCACTGTGAAACTGATCTGCCTCTGCAACCTCTGCCTCATCtgctataattttgtttttacgCATTAGCGATTCAATAGAGTTTGCCCATGTCTCATGAATCAGCATATCTGTTATTTGGTCAGTCTTGCATCTTTGGTACAGGCATGAGTCAGACTTGCAAAGACCTGAAGAAGCCACGGTACTGACTGGCTGTACGCTTAAGGAATCCTGGTGATGGCGGGCAAATCCATCTAATGAGTTTGCTTTAACTGGGGTATTTACTGTTAGTCTAGAGCATGATGACCTGCTGTCAGGCATGGAGGACTGCCTAAAACAGAAAGGTGTTCGTAGAGAGGGTGGCAGCAAACTGCCACACCAGTCCTTTGAATTCCGAGGGGAAGAGGCattatctttgttttccttttctatttctctcAGCATATACCTATAAAATTCTTCTGTTATGCTTTCTGTGCTGGACTGTTTGGATGGGCAACTTGGTTTTACATTAAGATGACTATTCTTCTTGGCTACCTGTTGCAAAGCAGAAGTTAAGATgttgtttgcattttttcctgcatAGTAATCCAGTAACAAATCAAAGCCTCTTCCTTCATTTTCCATCTGGTTCACCATAAATCTTGAAAATTCATCTGTAATGCTTTCACAGCTAGACTGCTTAGAGACAGAACTTGTCTGGCTCACAGGCTGACCAAGAGCGTTCATCAGGCCTAGGGTATGGAGAGAGCCTTTGGAATCCGCATCTTCCTCTGGTATGCTCTCGCAACTCGATGCCTTGCCTCGGCTCCATCTTTCACAGTGCAGCCTGCTCCTGGGATGGTTTGGACCTTGCCAGATGCTATCAACCACAGAGAGTTCGGTGAGGTTCATGATCTTGGCAGCCACTTCATTTGCAAAGACACTGACAGAATCTGGTGTATCCTCAAGGTTTATAGATTCATCCACTACCCGATTCATCAGTCTTTCTTTTAGCTCAGGATGctcatctgttttccttttgatcTCGCTAAGTCTAGGTGCCCTGTGCTTCCGAACAACCGAACCATTAGTCtgggtttcctttttcctttttatggttCGGCATGATAAACTCTGGGTGACCAGATATTCATTGCCTCTTTTCCATGCACAGAACCAGGGTTGCTTTCCATTTGAGTTTTCAAGACAAATGGCAGCTATTTCTGTTGCCATAGAGACCACTGTTTCTGCCAATTCTTCTGCAAAATCTGTTATACAATATTTGTCCCTTGAATGTTTTACCTGTAGCACAGGCTGAGAAGGAAGCAAGACATGGTTTCCTAATAAAGACAAGCTAACTTGGACATCATTATTTAGCACAGCATCATGCTTATGCTTGGCCTGGTTTCCCGCATTTACAGCGGCATCAGAAGACAGTTGTTCTTGGACGCCGTGCTTGCATTCATTGTCTGTAAAGGCATTTTCTCTGTCTGAAAACGATCTGTAGTCTTTCTTCTTTTGACTGTTACTCTGATTTGGAGATTTGTAACAGTCTCGTGTGGTTCTTTTCAAATATCTCTTCTTGGGAGATGTTTTTGCAACAAGTGCATTATGCCCAGTAGCTCTACTTGTTGGTCCTGAATACAGTGGGACGCTTTCCCTGCTATTTACATCTCTCATATTACTTCTGCTAGTGCTTGTGACATTTGCAAGATCTTCGCTAGCACTTGCACTGTCAGAGGTATGCATTGGCTTCCTAGCAGAGTGATCAAGGGGTCTGCATGATGTTTCATGTGGTGTCGCCTGTGTTGACCATCCTTCTCCTATTGttactttctctgcttttgcGCCCTCAGAGAGGAAAGGGGAACACTCATCAGCATGTCTTATATCATTCATCTTCTTGCAAGTGAAATATATCACATTAAAAAGCAACTCATTTGCAGTCTCCATGAAAATGTCTTGTGTACTTGAGCCGTTTTCTGAACGGGGGTGTAACTGTCTCTTCTTCCTAACCTCTTCTACAGAATGTCGTAGAATAATGTTGGATAAGTTTTGTGCAAGTTCATCCCTGATAACTTCATCAGAATGTGGAATCCGTGGCCTTGCTGCTGTTTCAATGATTCTTCCATTTATGGACTCCATAAAATGCCCTACGTTTTTGTATGTATTGGGCTTTGTCAAAATTACTGATGCCTCTTTGAGAAGTGCCTCCGCAATGCTATCATTCAACTTCTCCATGCTGCTTCCTATAGCTATGCTACAGCGAAGACTAATAGCTGCAGAAGTCTGAGCAGCAGACAGAAGTCCACTTGAAGTTGCAGGgtacttttcttcctttgtttcccCCAGACCACAGACTGCTACAGCACTTGCTACTTGAGTCATGCCACACAGTGCAGATGGAAATGAATATTCTGTGCCAGCACAGTCATCAAGTACCTGTGAAGACGCTGTCTGTAGCACTTCGTTATCAACTGCTCTGCTTTTAGAGTCTGTGGCTTCTTGATCTCTTCTGAATTTCTCTGCAGCTTGGGGACTTGAAATGGTTCCAATAACTGTGGCTGCACAGGCTAGAGCCACTTCCAATGCGCTCTGGGGGTGTTCGTTTGAATGTTCCTCCTCAAAGTAGTCTGAAACTTCAGCAGAACTTTCTGATTCAGTCCAGTGGCACAGATTTGGGAACGCAGATCCTGGCCATTCTGATACATTCTCACAGCTATCTGGACTTTGCACTATGACGATCTTCGGAAGTTCATTCCACGATCGGGAAGCTGTTGTATCTTCTGTCTTACAGGAGCTTCCAACGGAGATGCTAACAGCAGCCTCGTCAGTGAAAGCGGGTTGAGACTGTGACAGTCTAATAAATGCATCTTGCAGAACAGATTCTGCTAAATTTGTGGCATACTGACCTGTTGTCGCTTGCTCGTTTTGCAAGGGCAGATCAGCTTTCCTAATACCTGTACCATTCTCCACATCTGTGTTACTGTCGTGTTTTGCTTTTGGGTCATACAGAGGCCCCAGTTCTTCTTTAGCCATTTCGGTTAAAGATACATCTTCTAACACATGCACTGAGCAGGAATTTCCGACCTTGCCAGGCAAATCATTAGTACTGAGGGATGATGTAGCTCTTCCAGCTAATTCCTTCTGCCAGGGTATTTCCTGGGCTGACTTATCTTCAAGTTGTAAGCTGCTGTCTTCAGCCACAACATTCACAGCTTCAGAGACCCTAGTAGCTGTGTTATCTTTATTAATGCAGTTCCCATCAAGAACAAATGGCAACCTGGCTCTTCTGTAGTGGGGATTTTCAAAtccctttcctttattttttttgagaTCTGAAGAAAGTTCAGAAAGGCTTAATTTTTCatgacctattaaaaaaaaattagacattaGTCTTTGCAAAGCATCCTgtaactttgaaaagaaaatggctGCATAACTGCGTAGCTCTGTAGAACTACTGCACAGCCATGTATCCTTGGCTTTgagcaacaatttaaaaatatgaatcctTATACGTTTTCTAAATTAGAATTAAATATATGCATGCATTAACATCAAGTGCAATTTATGTGAAGCACTGCCATGGCTGTTCTGCAGTATGAACAATGGCAGAATTATGCTCAGTCTCACTGCTTTTACCGGTTTTATATTCATCAGCCTCGTTTTCATCTTCGAGGTGCTCAGATGCTGTGAGGAAATCTTCTTCTATTGAGGACACTGAACAGTTTGTATCATCCTCGGGCTTTAAGACATTAGCTTCTATCTGCAGCTGTCTCTCCTGCACAAGCTCAAGTCCAATCAGAAACTTGTTTATTTCAAAGATGATGCAGcttgtgctgtttttcctgtCCCCCCTTGCACACTGAACCAAGCAGACATCTGCCAGCCAAGGACACTAGAGGGGAAAAGAATCTCAGAgagttatttaattaaaaaataaaacttattttaagcCTCCCTCTCTATAAATACCTCAGGAATGTTCTATTGCAAGGATGCAATACAATTTG is a window from the Struthio camelus isolate bStrCam1 chromosome 9, bStrCam1.hap1, whole genome shotgun sequence genome containing:
- the SPHKAP gene encoding A-kinase anchor protein SPHKAP isoform X5, with amino-acid sequence MGCLAAMKSSAPRYLPILPGWPKTMTSACCFESPLMYEVPEHQGSSTDSSGSSLGSSVTACKKILCSNSLLESTDYWLQNQRTPCQIGFLEDKSESNCASVCFVNLDANRDDCSDEQVKQRLIGVSPNLPKLISSMNVQPPKENEIVLLSGLTSGNLPADYEVPQCPWLADVCLVQCARGDRKNSTSCIIFEINKFLIGLELVQERQLQIEANVLKPEDDTNCSVSSIEEDFLTASEHLEDENEADEYKTGHEKLSLSELSSDLKKNKGKGFENPHYRRARLPFVLDGNCINKDNTATRVSEAVNVVAEDSSLQLEDKSAQEIPWQKELAGRATSSLSTNDLPGKVGNSCSVHVLEDVSLTEMAKEELGPLYDPKAKHDSNTDVENGTGIRKADLPLQNEQATTGQYATNLAESVLQDAFIRLSQSQPAFTDEAAVSISVGSSCKTEDTTASRSWNELPKIVIVQSPDSCENVSEWPGSAFPNLCHWTESESSAEVSDYFEEEHSNEHPQSALEVALACAATVIGTISSPQAAEKFRRDQEATDSKSRAVDNEVLQTASSQVLDDCAGTEYSFPSALCGMTQVASAVAVCGLGETKEEKYPATSSGLLSAAQTSAAISLRCSIAIGSSMEKLNDSIAEALLKEASVILTKPNTYKNVGHFMESINGRIIETAARPRIPHSDEVIRDELAQNLSNIILRHSVEEVRKKRQLHPRSENGSSTQDIFMETANELLFNVIYFTCKKMNDIRHADECSPFLSEGAKAEKVTIGEGWSTQATPHETSCRPLDHSARKPMHTSDSASASEDLANVTSTSRSNMRDVNSRESVPLYSGPTSRATGHNALVAKTSPKKRYLKRTTRDCYKSPNQSNSQKKKDYRSFSDRENAFTDNECKHGVQEQLSSDAAVNAGNQAKHKHDAVLNNDVQVSLSLLGNHVLLPSQPVLQVKHSRDKYCITDFAEELAETVVSMATEIAAICLENSNGKQPWFCAWKRGNEYLVTQSLSCRTIKRKKETQTNGSVVRKHRAPRLSEIKRKTDEHPELKERLMNRVVDESINLEDTPDSVSVFANEVAAKIMNLTELSVVDSIWQGPNHPRSRLHCERWSRGKASSCESIPEEDADSKGSLHTLGLMNALGQPVSQTSSVSKQSSCESITDEFSRFMVNQMENEGRGFDLLLDYYAGKNANNILTSALQQVAKKNSHLNVKPSCPSKQSSTESITEEFYRYMLREIEKENKDNASSPRNSKDWCGSLLPPSLRTPFCFRQSSMPDSRSSCSRLTVNTPVKANSLDGFARHHQDSLSVQPVSTVASSGLCKSDSCLYQRCKTDQITDMLIHETWANSIESLMRKNKIIADEAEVAEADQFHSDSPPHVEQYANRLAANIVESGKNFIVVQQDSFDHMSREPVLESKHRQSAAQIQSKPKGEGVSLSEKKELIKSPGSLPASQHREVPLIQIETDQRDEPEEALTSCGPSEKEHLSKEKPPEAHAGKHAVSSSLLNSSSTQSRPDAEIVAEAKTAEEFPTHLSSSEESTGSWSQLANDEDNPDDTSSYLQLSERSLSELVEEKVFLKEQTENIEESTSGLSVGTANCQKDLLVINFDLEPERPDAELRATLQWIAASELGIPTIYFKKSQENRIEKFLDVVQLVQRKSWKVGDIFHAVVQYCKLSEEGREMTPSLFDWLLELG